The following are encoded together in the Pedobacter steynii genome:
- a CDS encoding exo-beta-N-acetylmuramidase NamZ domain-containing protein: MRQSLTYILQAALLTLGLQACASSNPVKTQATVSSTPLKDTLSRKVKETVIRTGAEQTEKYLPYLKGKRIGMVVNPTSVIGKETSVDSLLELGVNIVKIFGPEHGFRGDASAGIHVNDAVDTKTGIKAVSLYGKHSTPTKEDLSDVDLMIFDIQDVGVRFYTYINTLQHVMEACAAENKEVLILDRPNPNGFYIDGPILDPKLVSGIGLQAIPIVHGLTVGEYAQMLNGEGWLKNKLKCKIKIITVENYNHDLPYDLPVKPSPNLNTQQSILLYPTLCLFEGTYLSQGRGTLFPFTVLGAPALKGKYDFSFTPKSIKGMAETPLHQNKACYGMDLRDYDLSKIRRDKALNLNWLIALYNAYPNKADFFNTKLSTQMGNFDKLAGDYSLKQQIISGKSEQEIRASWEPGLTKYKTMRQKYLLYP; the protein is encoded by the coding sequence ATGAGACAATCACTTACCTATATCTTACAGGCTGCATTGCTGACACTTGGACTTCAGGCCTGCGCCTCGAGCAATCCGGTTAAAACTCAAGCCACTGTGAGCAGTACTCCGCTAAAAGATACCCTTTCCCGAAAAGTGAAAGAAACTGTAATCCGGACGGGAGCAGAACAAACAGAAAAGTACCTGCCTTACCTGAAAGGGAAGCGTATAGGAATGGTAGTCAATCCCACCTCCGTAATCGGAAAAGAAACTTCTGTAGACAGTTTGTTGGAACTGGGTGTAAATATTGTAAAGATCTTCGGTCCGGAGCATGGATTTCGGGGAGATGCCAGTGCGGGCATCCATGTTAACGATGCCGTTGACACAAAAACAGGAATCAAAGCAGTTTCCCTTTATGGAAAACACTCTACTCCTACCAAAGAAGACCTCTCTGATGTAGACCTGATGATCTTTGACATTCAGGATGTCGGCGTTCGTTTTTACACCTATATCAATACACTTCAACATGTGATGGAGGCTTGTGCCGCAGAAAACAAAGAAGTGTTGATCCTGGACCGTCCGAACCCCAATGGTTTCTACATTGATGGCCCGATTCTGGATCCGAAACTGGTTTCGGGAATAGGCCTGCAGGCGATCCCTATCGTGCATGGACTAACTGTTGGAGAATATGCGCAGATGCTCAACGGAGAAGGTTGGTTAAAGAACAAGCTCAAATGCAAAATCAAGATCATCACAGTAGAGAACTATAACCATGATCTTCCATACGATCTTCCGGTGAAACCTTCGCCGAACCTGAATACCCAGCAATCGATCCTGCTTTACCCAACATTATGCCTGTTTGAAGGAACTTACCTGAGTCAGGGGCGTGGTACGCTATTTCCCTTTACAGTTTTGGGTGCCCCGGCATTAAAAGGGAAATACGATTTCAGCTTTACTCCTAAAAGCATTAAAGGAATGGCTGAAACCCCATTGCATCAGAATAAAGCCTGCTATGGAATGGACTTAAGAGATTACGACCTTTCAAAAATCCGCAGGGACAAAGCCTTAAATTTAAACTGGCTGATAGCATTGTACAATGCTTATCCCAATAAAGCAGATTTCTTCAACACTAAACTCAGCACACAAATGGGTAATTTTGATAAGCTTGCCGGAGATTATAGCCTGAAACAACAGATCATCTCCGGAAAGTCGGAACAGGAAATCCGTGCCAGCTGGGAACCTGGACTAACAAAGTATAAAACAATGCGTCAGAAATACTTGTTGTATCCTTAA
- a CDS encoding YfiT family bacillithiol transferase: protein MSAELKKLKFPIGQHEKPEVITPALMLEYISKISAFPAKLKKEVIHLTDEQLDTPYRPGGWTIRQVVHHCADSHMNALTRFKLALTEDNPTIKPYHEELWAELVDSKNLDINPSLTLLEGLHQRWATLLNNLSASDLERSFIHPAHGNKVFLNENTSIYAWHGEHHLAHITELKKTKNWN from the coding sequence ATGTCAGCAGAACTTAAAAAACTTAAATTCCCGATCGGGCAACATGAAAAACCAGAGGTCATTACCCCGGCGTTGATGCTGGAGTACATCTCTAAGATCAGTGCTTTCCCGGCAAAACTTAAAAAAGAGGTCATTCACCTTACCGATGAGCAACTGGATACTCCTTACAGGCCCGGAGGCTGGACCATCAGGCAAGTGGTTCATCATTGCGCCGACAGCCATATGAACGCACTGACCCGCTTTAAACTTGCCTTAACTGAAGACAATCCAACGATCAAACCATACCATGAGGAACTCTGGGCAGAACTTGTCGACAGCAAAAACCTGGACATCAATCCAAGCCTGACCTTACTGGAAGGATTACACCAGCGCTGGGCAACATTACTGAATAACCTGTCTGCCTCAGATCTGGAACGCAGTTTCATACATCCTGCACATGGGAACAAAGTATTTTTAAACGAAAACACAAGCATATATGCCTGGCATGGTGAACATCACCTGGCACACATCACTGAATTAAAAAAGACAAAAAACTGGAACTAA
- a CDS encoding YqjF family protein, with protein MLEETRHRPWKLPEGKWQYDQEWNEVLFFHWKVPAQLLKPLIPSGLELDHFEGEAWVSLVPFSMQKICPSGLPPLSFLSDFHEINWRTYVIADHKPGVYFLNIEAQKQLSVWIAKLLSGLPYEKASISRGSNTYHSINKRKGFNLDIEFEVKAPIVLKSKLDQWLTERYALYLEQGKRLFRYEIHHLEWQIAHMELKKSTIKYQINNLNLSNRPPDLLHYSPGVKVLAWARKEIKR; from the coding sequence ATGCTAGAAGAAACCAGGCACCGACCCTGGAAATTACCGGAAGGAAAATGGCAGTATGATCAGGAATGGAATGAAGTTCTGTTTTTTCATTGGAAAGTTCCCGCTCAGCTCCTGAAACCTTTAATTCCATCAGGTCTTGAATTGGATCATTTTGAAGGAGAAGCCTGGGTATCCCTGGTCCCTTTCAGCATGCAGAAAATCTGCCCTTCAGGGCTGCCGCCTCTTTCATTCCTCTCTGATTTTCATGAAATTAACTGGAGAACCTATGTTATTGCAGACCATAAGCCCGGAGTATATTTTCTGAATATAGAAGCACAAAAACAACTGTCAGTATGGATCGCAAAACTGTTGTCCGGACTTCCTTATGAAAAAGCATCCATCAGCCGCGGCAGCAACACTTATCATTCCATCAATAAACGCAAAGGATTTAACCTGGATATTGAATTTGAAGTAAAAGCTCCTATCGTATTAAAGAGCAAACTGGATCAATGGCTAACAGAAAGGTATGCCCTCTATCTTGAACAGGGTAAAAGACTGTTCCGTTACGAAATCCATCATCTGGAGTGGCAGATTGCGCATATGGAACTAAAAAAATCAACTATAAAATATCAGATTAATAACCTTAATTTGAGTAACCGGCCACCAGACCTGCTCCATTATTCCCCGGGAGTAAAAGTACTGGCCTGGGCAAGAAAAGAAATCAAACGATAA
- a CDS encoding DUF2059 domain-containing protein has protein sequence MKKIFFILALIFSTASLSFGQDNNALYKDKLKEMMQVSGSIESYKVVIVQMMKMFKEQKTEVPVEVWTQLEQSFLEASQVELVDMLLPIYQKHISLDDLKAIIAFYQSPAGKRFSQKTPVIMQESMQAGQQWGAKLAEQILDKLKEKGY, from the coding sequence ATGAAAAAAATCTTCTTCATTCTCGCCCTGATATTTTCCACCGCATCATTATCCTTTGGTCAGGATAATAATGCCCTTTACAAAGACAAACTGAAAGAAATGATGCAGGTTTCCGGATCCATCGAAAGCTATAAAGTCGTCATTGTTCAAATGATGAAGATGTTCAAAGAGCAAAAAACTGAAGTCCCCGTTGAAGTATGGACACAACTTGAACAATCCTTTCTGGAAGCCTCTCAGGTAGAACTGGTAGATATGCTATTGCCGATCTATCAAAAACACATTAGTCTGGATGACCTTAAAGCCATTATTGCTTTTTATCAAAGCCCCGCAGGAAAGAGATTTTCTCAAAAAACACCAGTCATTATGCAGGAATCTATGCAGGCCGGACAACAATGGGGAGCAAAACTAGCTGAACAAATTCTGGATAAATTAAAGGAGAAGGGCTATTAG
- a CDS encoding ABC transporter permease — translation MNTEYFIAGRIAIKSERTFSKLIVRIAIAGVMLSLAVMILSVAIINGFKTEIQEKVRGYIGDVRIFKFDLNNSFELTPFVPEAETINNLKKNKDVVYFQPYATKPAIISVNDEVEGINFKGIDKSFNWTYIRERLISGRVINFADSAEAMKEVMISQFTADRLKLKTGDSFIMNFVQNPPRSRKFKIVGVYSVGVEEIDKGFVLGDLNVIRRLNNWSPNEIGGIEVRIKDFSKLKLVAKDIYSNLEVNLRSESVSEFFPAIFTWLSLLDVNTRVLLILMMIVGVINMITALLIMILERTNMIGMLKAFGMTDYSVMKIFLYNAIYLVGIGLLLGNILGLGLGFMQKYTHLFKLDQGNYYLSYVPIEIHFSEVLLLNVCTVLICFVVLILPSMLVSKISPLKAIRFK, via the coding sequence TTGAATACAGAATATTTTATAGCAGGGCGGATTGCCATTAAATCTGAACGTACTTTTTCCAAGCTGATTGTTCGGATTGCGATAGCAGGGGTGATGCTGAGTTTGGCGGTAATGATTTTGTCGGTCGCCATTATCAATGGATTTAAAACAGAGATTCAGGAAAAGGTACGGGGATATATCGGAGATGTCCGCATTTTCAAATTTGACCTGAATAATTCTTTCGAGCTTACTCCATTTGTTCCTGAAGCAGAAACGATAAATAACCTGAAAAAAAATAAGGATGTTGTCTATTTTCAACCCTATGCGACGAAACCGGCAATCATCTCCGTTAATGATGAAGTTGAAGGCATTAATTTCAAAGGAATAGATAAGAGTTTCAACTGGACTTATATCCGGGAACGGCTGATCAGCGGAAGGGTGATTAATTTTGCCGACAGCGCTGAGGCGATGAAGGAGGTGATGATCTCCCAATTTACGGCCGACCGCCTGAAACTGAAAACAGGGGATTCTTTTATTATGAATTTCGTACAAAACCCTCCGCGAAGCCGAAAGTTTAAAATTGTAGGGGTTTATAGTGTGGGGGTTGAAGAGATCGATAAAGGATTTGTACTGGGGGATCTGAATGTGATCCGGAGGTTAAACAACTGGTCTCCGAATGAAATCGGGGGAATAGAGGTCCGAATCAAAGACTTCTCCAAGCTGAAACTGGTTGCCAAGGATATCTATTCTAACCTGGAAGTGAACCTCCGGTCGGAATCGGTTTCTGAGTTTTTTCCTGCCATCTTTACCTGGTTATCACTGCTGGATGTAAATACAAGAGTGTTGCTGATCTTAATGATGATTGTTGGGGTAATCAATATGATTACTGCACTCCTGATAATGATTCTGGAGAGGACCAATATGATTGGTATGCTGAAAGCTTTTGGGATGACGGATTACAGCGTGATGAAAATTTTCCTGTACAATGCCATCTATCTGGTCGGCATCGGCCTGTTATTAGGAAATATTCTGGGACTTGGTTTAGGCTTCATGCAAAAGTATACGCATCTGTTTAAGCTGGATCAGGGTAATTATTATTTATCCTATGTACCTATAGAAATTCATTTTTCAGAAGTGTTGCTGTTAAACGTTTGTACGGTACTGATCTGTTTTGTGGTATTGATCCTGCCTTCTATGCTGGTCAGCAAAATTTCTCCGCTCAAAGCGATCAGGTTCAAATAA
- a CDS encoding ABC transporter ATP-binding protein has protein sequence MNYNLNQGTTPQEKQSTYQALKKLIALISNERKNLWIAVCIILLNSALLLLGPLLIGHTIDTYVRTGKYDGVLLFTGILFGMYLTAFCTGYLQTKLMGGVGQRMLYTLRNAVFNKLQELPVAFFNENKAGDLISRVNNDTDKINQFFSQSLMQFIGSIVTMTGAGIFLLLINIKLGAAALGPALLILIFTAVVSPWVKRRNAANLKSVGGMSAEIQESLNNFKVIIAFNRRDYFRKRFEGANKQNYRTAIAAGLANNILMPVYGLLSSMAQLIVLLYGIYLISTGEFTIGLLVSYLSYATNFYNPLRQLAALWANFQVAMAGWDRISQILSMKNDLQQVNETAVSSASLLEFRNVHFSYTAGHEILHHINFSLEKGKTYALIGPTGGGKTTTASLIARLYDATEGTVLLSGKDIRSYTDEERSRKIGFILQEPFLFSGTVKDNILYGNSKYKDYSNGQLEEVIKAANLEALLAIFDQGLETPVTSGSDNISLGQKQLIAFMRAVLRNPDLLILDEATANIDTITEQLLGKILKKLSKDTTLVIIAHRLNTIENADEIFFVNSGEVLRAGTLDHAMDMLLKGKRKS, from the coding sequence ATGAATTACAATCTTAACCAGGGCACCACCCCGCAGGAAAAGCAATCTACGTATCAGGCCTTAAAGAAACTGATTGCGTTGATCAGCAATGAGCGGAAAAACTTATGGATTGCCGTATGCATTATTCTGTTGAATTCTGCCTTGTTGTTGTTGGGACCATTGTTAATAGGTCATACCATTGATACCTATGTACGTACCGGAAAATATGATGGCGTATTGTTGTTTACCGGAATTCTGTTTGGCATGTACCTGACTGCTTTTTGTACCGGATACCTGCAGACAAAACTGATGGGCGGTGTGGGACAACGTATGCTTTATACGCTAAGGAATGCTGTTTTTAACAAGTTACAGGAGCTTCCTGTTGCTTTTTTTAATGAGAATAAGGCTGGCGATCTGATTTCGAGGGTGAATAACGATACCGATAAAATTAATCAGTTTTTTTCTCAGTCGCTGATGCAGTTTATTGGCAGTATTGTCACGATGACGGGGGCCGGAATTTTCCTGCTGCTCATCAATATTAAGCTTGGAGCCGCTGCACTTGGACCCGCCTTGCTGATCCTGATCTTCACGGCAGTGGTTTCTCCGTGGGTAAAAAGGAGAAATGCCGCAAATTTAAAAAGTGTGGGAGGGATGAGCGCCGAGATTCAGGAAAGTCTGAACAATTTCAAAGTCATCATTGCTTTTAACCGCAGAGACTATTTTAGAAAAAGGTTTGAGGGCGCTAATAAACAGAATTACCGGACGGCGATTGCAGCTGGGTTGGCCAATAATATTTTGATGCCGGTCTATGGGTTGCTTTCCAGTATGGCACAATTGATCGTATTGCTGTACGGAATTTACCTGATCTCTACCGGTGAATTTACCATTGGTTTACTGGTGAGTTACCTTTCTTATGCGACTAATTTTTATAACCCTTTAAGGCAACTGGCGGCATTATGGGCTAACTTTCAGGTTGCCATGGCGGGCTGGGATAGGATTTCTCAGATTCTTTCCATGAAAAATGATTTGCAGCAGGTAAATGAAACTGCAGTGAGTTCTGCCTCACTGCTGGAATTCAGGAATGTTCATTTCTCTTATACTGCCGGACATGAAATCCTTCACCACATAAACTTTAGCCTGGAAAAGGGAAAAACATACGCCCTGATCGGCCCTACCGGAGGCGGTAAAACAACTACTGCATCGCTGATTGCCAGATTGTATGATGCCACTGAAGGAACCGTCCTGCTTAGCGGCAAGGATATTCGTTCTTATACAGATGAAGAACGAAGCCGTAAAATCGGATTTATTTTACAGGAGCCTTTTCTGTTTAGTGGAACAGTGAAAGACAACATCCTGTATGGCAATAGCAAATATAAAGATTACTCGAACGGACAACTGGAGGAAGTGATCAAAGCCGCAAATCTGGAAGCCTTGCTGGCCATATTTGACCAGGGACTGGAGACTCCTGTTACCTCCGGGTCCGATAACATCAGTCTTGGGCAAAAGCAGCTGATTGCTTTTATGAGGGCGGTGCTGCGTAATCCTGACCTGTTAATTCTGGACGAGGCTACTGCAAACATTGATACCATCACCGAACAATTGCTGGGCAAGATCTTAAAAAAGCTGTCTAAAGATACGACACTGGTTATTATTGCCCACCGTCTGAATACCATTGAGAATGCAGATGAAATCTTTTTTGTGAACTCTGGAGAGGTGTTAAGGGCGGGAACACTTGACCATGCAATGGATATGCTGTTAAAAGGAAAGAGGAAGAGCTAA
- a CDS encoding ABC transporter ATP-binding protein, translated as MKATSAGKKSSVFSLLRPYRGMIFLLIFLALLSNGVNLLLPKIIANGIDAYTAGTFQVREVFITFALAIVFIFVFTYLQSVVQTYASERVARDLRTRLSDQISRQSHAFIEKANPSKLLTNLTTDVDAIKSFVSQAIVSIASSVFLIIGASILLLSLNWRLALAVIAIVPIIGTAFYLVLSKVKPLFKKSREVIDWLNKVINESILGAALIRVINSQQLEYDKFLSANTQARDLGLSILRLFAGLIPLIIFVANMAGLTILALGGHFVIQGTMTLGEFAAFNSYLSLLIFPILVIGFMSNVIAQATTSYQRIEGVLNIAETPAEGTISSLLKGDVEMKEVSISYQQKPALKNISFSLKAGSKTAIIGPTAAGKSQLLYILTGLIHPESGAVLFDGHPITDYNQEAFHQQVGFVFQDSIIFNMSIRENIAFSDTVTDQSLAKAIETAELNDFISGLPDQLNTIVSERGSNLSGGQKQRIMLARALAVNPKVLLLDDFTSRVDHNTEKRILENVQRNYPGITLLSVTQKIVSVAHYDKVIVLMQGEIVAQGTHTELMKSSPEYVQIYNSQQSTSNYELQS; from the coding sequence ATGAAAGCAACATCCGCAGGGAAGAAGTCAAGTGTTTTTAGTCTGCTAAGGCCCTACCGGGGGATGATATTTTTGTTGATATTTCTGGCGCTTCTCAGCAATGGGGTCAATCTGTTACTTCCTAAAATTATAGCGAATGGTATCGATGCCTATACTGCCGGGACTTTTCAGGTCCGGGAAGTGTTTATCACCTTTGCGTTGGCTATTGTTTTTATTTTCGTCTTCACTTACCTGCAAAGTGTGGTACAGACTTATGCTTCAGAGCGTGTGGCCAGAGATCTGCGAACCCGTCTTTCTGATCAGATTTCCCGTCAGAGTCATGCTTTTATAGAGAAGGCTAATCCTTCCAAACTGCTGACCAACCTGACCACAGATGTAGATGCCATCAAATCTTTTGTCTCACAGGCGATTGTTTCTATTGCTTCTTCAGTATTTCTGATTATAGGTGCCAGTATCCTGCTACTTAGTCTGAATTGGAGATTGGCTTTGGCGGTAATTGCGATTGTTCCCATTATCGGGACTGCTTTTTACCTGGTGCTGAGTAAAGTTAAACCCCTGTTTAAAAAGAGCAGAGAAGTGATCGATTGGCTGAATAAAGTCATCAATGAAAGTATTTTAGGCGCTGCATTAATCCGGGTGATCAATTCGCAGCAACTGGAGTATGATAAATTTTTGTCTGCGAATACACAGGCGAGGGATCTTGGTTTATCTATTCTCAGGTTATTTGCCGGACTGATTCCACTGATTATTTTTGTGGCCAATATGGCGGGATTAACGATTCTTGCTTTAGGGGGGCATTTCGTGATTCAGGGAACAATGACACTGGGTGAATTTGCCGCTTTTAACAGTTACCTGAGTTTATTGATATTTCCCATTCTGGTGATCGGTTTTATGAGCAATGTGATTGCTCAGGCCACCACCTCTTATCAAAGAATAGAAGGTGTGTTAAACATTGCTGAAACTCCTGCTGAGGGAACGATCAGTAGCCTGTTAAAGGGCGATGTGGAAATGAAAGAGGTTTCCATATCTTATCAACAGAAGCCTGCGCTGAAAAATATTTCCTTCTCTTTAAAAGCGGGTTCTAAGACCGCTATTATTGGCCCTACGGCAGCAGGAAAATCACAATTGCTTTATATCCTCACGGGACTCATTCATCCGGAGTCGGGAGCCGTATTATTTGATGGACATCCTATTACCGATTATAACCAGGAAGCTTTTCATCAGCAGGTGGGCTTTGTTTTTCAGGATAGCATTATCTTTAACATGAGCATCAGGGAAAATATTGCATTTAGTGATACGGTTACCGATCAATCTCTGGCAAAAGCCATTGAGACTGCTGAGCTGAATGATTTTATCTCCGGACTCCCCGATCAGCTGAATACCATTGTTTCCGAACGTGGATCCAATCTTTCAGGCGGACAAAAACAGCGCATCATGCTGGCAAGGGCCCTGGCAGTAAACCCTAAAGTATTACTGCTGGATGATTTTACTTCCCGTGTAGACCACAATACTGAAAAAAGAATCCTGGAAAATGTGCAGCGAAATTATCCGGGCATCACCTTACTTTCTGTGACGCAAAAGATCGTCTCCGTAGCACATTACGATAAAGTGATCGTATTGATGCAGGGGGAGATCGTTGCTCAGGGGACCCATACAGAACTGATGAAAAGCAGTCCTGAATATGTTCAGATTTACAATTCACAACAGAGTACCAGCAATTATGAATTACAATCTTAA